GAATTTGGCAAGGGTGGccacaaccaaaacttaattgagTCAGTCCCTAACATTCGGCCAACTCAGTCCTAGTAAAAAATTGGACAAATTATGTCATAATGGTCATAATCAAAACTCGATTGATTCAGACTCAACTTGAAATTGACTGTGTCTACCACATCCGATACTTAGTCGAGTTTATCCTCATCGAATTCAGCCAAGGTAAAATCAATCAGATTCGGTTGAGTCAGCTCCGACCAAAGTTTGTCTGAGTCAACAATAGCTAAACTGAATTGCAACTTTAGAAACactcaaagaaattaaaaaaataaagtgaagtAGATTTAAGTTAATGAGTAGTTAAGTAAACTACACCttttataaaactaaactataaaatagtaCGACtgagtttttaatataaataatttagtaCTTTTggaacaatataatataattaattaataatttagtataatttagttaattttgtctgttcttaaaaaaaaatacaacttgAAATAACTTTACTTTGCAATAGTGTATAGAAAAAACATGTTATTCTTCTATAAATGTAAGAAATGCATTTAACAAATCAACATAGTCATCGAAGTACATTCCACTTTATAACTATTTTGCAAAATAGGATAGGTTAGAAATTTACAATGACATATTTgtaataacaaacaacaaattaaaacaaataaattataacgaAGTCAAATAATTATTGTACCCATCAGTTTCGATGAAAATGACATTCATCTTGATACTCTTATCGGTCTTTTCATGTTGGATTTTAGTtccaacaataattaaaattccaaATATATCTACATAAAATAGTAAACAATTTGATAGTATATATTATCAATCTCATTTAAAGTAAATTACATATTAAAGAATAATAGTTATACTTATTAACTAAATGATTAGTGTCAAACCTAGGAACATTGATGGTAGAGAAAGGAATGTATTTATGATTAGTTTTGTGAATTAAGTTACATCCAATTAAAACAAATTCCGTTCCAAATTGAAAGTTGTTTTGATAAATGTGATTGGTTGTTCTATAAGAACTACCATTATATGAAACATTGAATAATTGAATGAAGTAAATCTCATCCCcacttattttatattgaaattagtATATTAGTGGGTGTTACAGAGACATGGATTAAGATACCATGtgttaatattttcatatatgatATTCTAAACAATAACACCTTTGAagtctaaaaaataaataataaataatttgtgaaAGTTTGTATTATACTACTTCTCTATTGTTTGTTGGACAATCTCCATATGGAGATTTGCTTTAAGTGTGAGTGAAAGAGaataaaaactacaaatgtGATATTATTCGTTCagattttctaaataaaaaagaaagatttttcagcgaggaagaaacaaaaaatgtagAGACgaatgaaaaaattaacaatagaaattaaaacacaaatctAATATTAAATGTGAGAGAAAAAACTCCAAATCTTGCATTAATAGATCGATTTGAAAGCAAAAACAATATTAGAAAGAAACacaagaaaatcaaaatattatattgtaccATACAAAATAAAAGCATACATCACTTTTGTAAACACATTAGAGaaacaaattagtttaaatttttttgtcttCTCACTCACGTATTAGTAATGTCAATTgatatattatgtataaaaaaaatgtagtgaaaattgtaagaatttaaaatgtgttataatttctaattttaattaatttttatatgttttgtgtTCAATTGacctttaaaattttaaagttttatactttatgATGACTATTATTCATATATCCATTCTCATTCTTGGTTTGCTAAATCATATTCATCTTTATACTTCTAGGCATGAAATTTATTCACATATTTGTATCAAAGTTAATGCCCttacacatttatttatttttttcaaaaataaaaaaacataaacaaaagatacatgatattataaaaaatttcaatgccAAATcacaaatatttactttttcaatgacaattaacaagaaaaagtaatgttaaaataaatttaaagacagattgtaacaaataaattttcttattttaaaatgacattttttcaCTATGTGCTTTATAAAGATGAGGACCAGAAAGTAATGTACATTCCATCATCGTCctctataattaaaaatgaacaaGTATTACATGGATTCATACTTGTGTCTTATATACAATTTTGATGACCTTAAACATCGTCTACGAAACTAAATATCAATAgctaaaatagtaaaatattgcagtaaaataaaatcagaTATAATATAGACAATGCTCACTGAGATATTTGAAGAACCTAAAAAGCTGCAGCCATGATTCTTTGACTGTAATCCAGTGTATATATCTTAATTCATATTAATAATATCTGCACCTTCATTTCAAACAGGttgaataaataagaaagagatTGTGccctataaaataaatacaatatcctgtaatatttaaatattgtttaatttcttttagacactaaatatattgaaattaaaaataaattgatcagataaaattagtttataaaaataaaatgaagttcATAAGCaactatttcattataaaactCTTCCCAACCAAGTTAGAAGAAACTGCAGAGCATGTAGAAAGAGGTTTTTGAAACAATTCTACAGGATCAATTTAATCATTTCAATAGATAAAGGATATGCACAATCCAGTTTCTTGAATGCAAACTAAATCCTAGAATCTAATGATTCAAATCTAAGAACAGAACTTCAGATCCACTAGATACAACTAACAAGCATACAGGATCTCAGAAATCAGATCATTTGTTTAAGAACTGGTAAACTTTGTAACAGCCTTGGTACCCTCAGAGACAGCATGTTTCGCCAATTCTCCAGGTAGCACAAGTCTGACAGCAGTCTGGATTTCCCTCGAAGTAATGGTGGGTTTCTTGTTGTAGCGGGCAAGTCTAGAAGATTCTTGGGCAAGCTTCTCAAAAATGTCATTGATGAAACTGTTCATGATGCCCATGGCCTTGCTTGAGATACCAATGTCAGGGTGAACCTGCTTCAAAACCTTGAAGATGTAGATCTTGTAGGTCTCCACACTCTtcttgtttctctttttcttatcaCCAGCTCCTCCTTCCTTAGGAAGCTTCTTCCCTGCCTTGGGTTTCTTCTCAGCCGGAGCCTTCTCTGCTACCGTGGACTTCTTCTCCTCCGCCGGCTTCTTCTCCGCTGGCTTCTTATCTGCTTTTGGTGCCATATCTCGTAAAGAACTTTAAGCCCTGATGTAAATTAGGGTTTCGAATTGAGATTTCAGAAGCTAGTGTGAGAGTAAATGATGTTGTGAGTAGCAGAGTTTAAGAGGAATGTAAATATAGGACAAAGTTTTGCCTTCTTATTGGCGAATGAGGTTTGTCGCGGATCGATGAGCTGGCGTTTTTATGAGACTGTTGATCAACGGCTGAGATGTTGTTTTCactttttagtttcttttgggTGCTTAAATATATTACTGTCCCACTGTTTCTTTTATGATTGAGTTGAAAGCAAGACATTTTTACAATGGACTTATGTTGTCTTTTTAAGTTTCATCtatgaaaatacattttttattaagaaaaaaaaaacatttcttttaagaaaattcaCTCCTATCTAATAAACATATGGAATAAAATTTAGAACCATTcttgaattgtttttaaattatgtttaaaaatatatattatctaattttatcatcCTCCcatctttcaaatattatatttttatgatggtaaaagtaatttattttcttttaaatattgtactttcttatatttttaaatatttttccaaaattaaaataatttaataatatcttttaaaatcaCAATAAGAAATTCCTAacagttaatttaaaaaagaaaactaattaattttatcattgttaatataaaatatttcgaTGAGGGGAGAGTATGAAAATCagataatatattcttttactttgaaataaaagttgttaaagGCGTAACAATTTTACCGTGGAAACAATTCAAGAATAGGTAATattgaaagaaattgaattcTTTGATTTGTTAtgcattattatattattttattttattacatacgAATGAATTTtgtcaaaacaaataatatagattaaaaagataaatttgataTGATATTGTCTGTTTTCTGACATGGACGTGTTTCGTTTTGTCTTGGTTTTCTTTCTCAATCTTGTGAGATAATAGCCGGCAAGAATATATAACTTTAGGCGCCAAA
This genomic stretch from Vigna radiata var. radiata cultivar VC1973A chromosome 7, Vradiata_ver6, whole genome shotgun sequence harbors:
- the LOC106766930 gene encoding probable histone H2B.1, which codes for MAPKADKKPAEKKPAEEKKSTVAEKAPAEKKPKAGKKLPKEGGAGDKKKRNKKSVETYKIYIFKVLKQVHPDIGISSKAMGIMNSFINDIFEKLAQESSRLARYNKKPTITSREIQTAVRLVLPGELAKHAVSEGTKAVTKFTSS